GAGACCGTCACCTACATCATCGACGGCGTCTTCGACCACCAGGACAGCCACGGCGGCGGCGGCACCATCACCAACGGCGACACCCAGTGGATGACGGCGGGCTCCGGCCTGCTGCACATCGAGGCGCCGCCCGAGTCCCTCGTCGTCTCCGGCGGCCTCTTCCACGGCCTCCAGCTGTGGGTGAACCTCCCGGCCAAGGACAAGATGATGGCCCCGAAGTACCAGGACCTGCGCAGCGGCGAGGTCGGGCTCCTCACCACCCCCGACGGCGGCGCCCTGATCCGCGTCATCGCCGGTGACCTGGACGGCCACCAGGGACCGGGCGCCACCCACACCCCGATCACGATGATCCACGCGACGGTGGCACCGGGCGCCGAGCTGACCCTGCCGTGGCGCGAGGACTTCAACGGCCTCGCCTACGTCATGGCGGGCAAGGGCTCGGTCGGCGCCGAGCGCCGCCCCGTCCACCTCGGCCAGACCGCCGTCTTCGGCGCCGGCTCCTCGCTGACCGTCCGCGCGGACGAGAAGCAGGACGGGAACACGCCCGACCTGGAGATCGTGCTCCTCGGCGGACAGCCCATCCGCGAGCCGATGGCGCACTACGGACCGTTCGTCATGAACACCCGCGACGAACTCCAGCAGGCGTTCGAGGACTTCCAGAAGGGCCGCCTCGGCACGGTCCCCGCGGTCCACGGCATGACCCCCGGCGGCCCGCAGTAGCGACAACGGCCCACCGACGGCCCGCACGTCCCCCGGCCCCGTCTCCCCGCACCCGCGGGGAGGCGGGGCCGACCGCTGCCCGGGGCGGCCGTCAGGCGGCGAGGGCGACGGTGAAGGTGACGACGGTGAAGGCGCCGACGGTGCCGGCGATGGCCACAGCGCCGGAACGCCGCCGGTGGTGATGCCGCCGGCGGCGTTCCCCCGTTAGGGGTCAGCGCCGGCGAATCCGCCGATGTCGGCCACCGCACGGCCGCCCGACGTGTTCGGGTGGGGGGATGTCCCTGCTTCCGGAACCCGTACGGCGGTTCGCCGCCTGGTGCGGTGTGATCCTGCTGGTCTCCGGGGTCGGATACGTCGCGGTCCGGCTCTGCGCGGAGCTGCGGGCCGCCGTCACACCCGTGCTGCTCGCCCTCCTCGGCTCGGCGCTGCTCGGGCCGCTGTACCGGCGGCTGGTGAAGGCCAAGGTCAACCCGTCGATCGCGGCCGGACTCACCTGCGTCGCCGTGGTCGCCGTCGTCGGCGGCGCCGTGTACATCGTCGTCGCCGCGCTCATCGACACCGGCGACCAGATCGTCACCTCACTGAAGACCGCCGCGACCTCGCTCGCCCAGCACTTCGGGGCGGCCGGCACCTCGCTCGGCGACCTCGCGGGCAACTCCAAGGAACTGCTCGCCAAGTTCGGGGGCACCGCCGCCTCCAACGTGATCAGCGGCGTCAGCGTGGTCGCCGAGGTCATCGCCATGGCCGTCCTCGCGCTGCTCCTGGTCTTCTTCTTCCTGCGGGACTCGGAGCGGGCCGCGGGCGCCCTGCGCTCCCTCGCCCCGAGCGGCACCGCCGACCTCGTCGAGGCCATGGCCCGCCGGGCCTTCGGGGCCGTCGAGGGATTCATGCGGGGCACCACCCTCATCGCGTTCATCGACGCCGTCTGCATCACCGTCGGACTGCTGGTGCTGCGCGTCCCCGGGGCCGTCGGACTCGGCGCGCTGGTCTTCGTCGGGGCGTACATCCCCTACCTCGGCGCCTTCATCTCCGGCGCCGTCGCCGTGCTGGTCGCGCTCGCCGACCGCGGCTTCGTGATCGCGCTGTGGGCGCTCGGGGTGGTGCTCGCCGTGCAGGTGCTCGAAGGGCATGTGCTCCAGCCCATGATCCAGAGCCGGACCGTGCAGATGCATCCGGCGGTGGTCATGCTCGCCATCACCGCGGGCGCGGCCGTCGCGGGCATCCTCGGGATGCTGCTGGCCGTACCGCTCACGGCGGCGTTCTTCGGCGTCATCCACGAACTGCGCTCCCGCTATGGGGTCATCGACCCGCCGGGGGGTTCTCAGGGACGGGAGTCCTGACCCCAGGGCGACCGGGCTGCCCGTTCGCGGGACACAAGTGTCCCGGCGGCACGGACTCTAGGACACCGACGGACCGTCCGACTCGGCGGGCTCGGCGGGCTCAGCGGGCTCAGCCGACTCGGCCGGCTCACGTGTTTCCTGTGCCTCGGGTGATTCGTGCGGCCCCGGTGGCTCAGGTGGTCCAGGTGATTCATGCGGCCCCAGTGATTCATGCGGCCCCAGTGGTTCAGGTGGCACGAGTGGCTCAGGTGGCTCGTGGAGTTCGAACCAGATGCTCTTGCCCTCGCCCCTCGGGTCCACCCCCCAGGTGTCCGCGAGGAGTTCGATGAGGACCAGGCCGCGGCCCGAGGACGCCAGTTCGCCCGGGTGGCGTCGGTGCGGGAGGTCGTCGCCGGTGTCCGTCACCTCGACCCGCAGCCTGCGCCCGCCCGGCTCGCCGTGCACCTCCGCGAGCAGCAGCGCGTCGGCGTCGGTGTGCACGAGGACGTTGGTCAGCGTCTCGGACAGCAGCAGCACCGCCGAGTCGATCTGGTCGGCCGATGGCCAGTCGTGCAGCAGCTCCCGCACCTGCTGCCTGGCCACCGCCACCCGCTCCGGCTCCGCCTGGGCCACCGACAGCAGCGTGCGGCGCACCGCGGCCGGGCCCGCCGCCGGTGCGCCGGGGTCGCTGTCCGGGCCCGCGCGGCTCAGCAGCAGGACCGCGATGTCGTCCTCGCGGCGGTCGGCCAGCGGACCCGTGCTGTGGTGCGACGAAGGACCGTGCACGCCCTGGACCAGCGCGTCGGCCAGCTCCTCCAGATCCCCCTGGTGCTCCTCCAGGATCGCCCGGATGCGCTGCCAGCCGCTGTCCAGGTCGTGGCCGCCGGTCTCGATCAGACCGTCGGTGCAGATCAGCATCGTTTCGCCGGGTTCCAGGACGATCCGGGTGGTCGGGTAGTCGGCGTCCGGGTCGATGCCGAGCGGCAGCCCGCCCGCCGTCGCCCGCGCCAGCACCGTGCCGTCCGTCATCCGGATCGCCGGGTCGGGGTGCCCGGCGCGGGCGATGTCGAGGGTGCCGGTCGCCGGGTCCGCCTCGACGTACAGACAGGTGGCGAACCGCAGGTCGGACTCGTCGTCGTCGGGCGTGCCGTACGTCATGCCGTGCAGGAACCGGGAGGCGCGCGACAGCACCG
The sequence above is a segment of the Streptomyces griseoviridis genome. Coding sequences within it:
- a CDS encoding pirin family protein: MPAVTVENPLTLPRVTAPADAVARPVLTVTTAPSGFEGEGFPVRRAFAGINYRHLDPFIMMDQMGEVEYAPGEPKGTPWHPHRGFETVTYIIDGVFDHQDSHGGGGTITNGDTQWMTAGSGLLHIEAPPESLVVSGGLFHGLQLWVNLPAKDKMMAPKYQDLRSGEVGLLTTPDGGALIRVIAGDLDGHQGPGATHTPITMIHATVAPGAELTLPWREDFNGLAYVMAGKGSVGAERRPVHLGQTAVFGAGSSLTVRADEKQDGNTPDLEIVLLGGQPIREPMAHYGPFVMNTRDELQQAFEDFQKGRLGTVPAVHGMTPGGPQ
- a CDS encoding AI-2E family transporter, which encodes MSLLPEPVRRFAAWCGVILLVSGVGYVAVRLCAELRAAVTPVLLALLGSALLGPLYRRLVKAKVNPSIAAGLTCVAVVAVVGGAVYIVVAALIDTGDQIVTSLKTAATSLAQHFGAAGTSLGDLAGNSKELLAKFGGTAASNVISGVSVVAEVIAMAVLALLLVFFFLRDSERAAGALRSLAPSGTADLVEAMARRAFGAVEGFMRGTTLIAFIDAVCITVGLLVLRVPGAVGLGALVFVGAYIPYLGAFISGAVAVLVALADRGFVIALWALGVVLAVQVLEGHVLQPMIQSRTVQMHPAVVMLAITAGAAVAGILGMLLAVPLTAAFFGVIHELRSRYGVIDPPGGSQGRES